Part of the Cardinium endosymbiont of Culicoides punctatus genome, AAAAGGCTAAAATTATTACTACCATTTATAATAATACTTTTTCACAGCATTTCCCTCTTTTAGCAGCAAAAATTATTAAATTAGGCATTTCAGATAAAGATGCTACATTACTATCTTCTGGAAGTCTCTATGATATACTTAAGGTTGCTATTCAGTATTCTGATGTTGTATTACGTGGCGAAGTGCTTGATTTAGAGCTATTTAATGCGGTCTCTGATTTAAAAACGCCTGATTTAATCAATAATGATGATGCATATAATGATGCCCATCATAAAATATATGAAAATATGTTTCAGGCTGGTAATGCAAAAACGCATTTAGCTTGAACCTCCATGTATACGACAATTATAAGGCATGATATCTATTGTAGATAATAGAAATTATCTGTTCTTTTTAGCGAAAAATTTGTTTTCCAAAACAACAACAGCGATAAACCCTATCCAGCAACGCAACCATGCACAATTTTTGCCATTTACATTGTCATACAGAATATTCTTTACTGGATGGTGCTGCTAAGGTACAGCAATTAATAGCTGCTAATAAACAGTTGGGCATGAATATGTTAGCTATAACAGATCATGGCAACATGTTTGGAGTTCCTCATTTTGTAGCTGCTGCAGCAAAGGAAGGTGTAAAACCTATAATCGGGTGTGAATTCTATATGGCACCCAATATGCACGATCATAAAGATAAAACACGCTATCATCAATTACTACTGGCAAAAAATGCTGTAGGCTACCAGAATATTAGTAAGCTCTGCTCCCTAGGGTTTTTAGAAGGATATTATTATAAGCCAAGAATCGATAAGACTTTACTACGAAAACATAAAGAAGGATTAATAGCTACCACCTGTTGCCTAGGTGCAGAGATTCCTAGAACAATTATCCGACATGGTGAAACCATAGCAGAAAAGCTCTTTCTAGAATGGTTAGAACTGTTTGGAGACGATTATTATATCGAAATTCAAAGACATGGTATTGAAGAACAAGATATTTGTAATGCAGTGCTACTCCATTGGGCTAAAAAATACAATGTAAAAATTATTGCTACCAATGACGTGCATTATGTTACACAACAAGATAGCCTGGCCCAAGATGTTTTACTATGCCTACAGACTGGAAAAGATTATAATGATCCCAATCGGATGCGGTTTAGTAATAACCAATTCTTTTTAAAGTCTCCAGAGGAGATGGCACTACTTTTTGCAGATATACCAGATGCACTCACGAATACAATAGGATTAGCAGAAAAAGTAGAAACACCCTCCTTAACTAGAGATGTACTTTTACCTATTTTTAAATTACCAGATGGTTTTACAGATGCAAATGCCTATTTACGACATTTAGCTTTTTCTGGAGCTATTGCTAAATTCGGCACTATTTCTGCAGAAATAGAAAGCCGACTAAATTATGAATTAGTAGTAATTACCCAAACAGGTTTTGCTGGTTATTTTCTTATTGTCCAAGATTTTATTGATGCAGCTGCAAAATTGAATGTTATAGTAGGTCCTGGAAGGGGATCTGTAGCAGGCTCTTTAGTGGCTTTTTGCATAGGCATTACAAAAGTAGATCCTATACGGTATCAACTACTTTTTGAACGTTTCTTAAACCCAGAACGGGTGTCCATGCCTGACATAGACATTGATTTTGATGATGAAGGGAGAAAAAAAGTAATTGATTATGTGGTAAAAAAATATGGAAAAAATCAAGTAGCTTCTATTATTACTTTTGGTAGCATGGCTGCTAAATCTTCTATCCGTGATGTAGCACGTGTGTTGGGTATCCCGTTAGCAAGAGCCAATTATATAGCAAAACTTATTCCAGATAAAATAGGTATTACATTAGCAGAAGCCTTTGAGGAGGTACCCGAGCTTGCTGAAATAAAAAGAGCTATCGATACAGTAGAAGGGAAAACACTCGCTTTAGCTGAGACACTAGAAGGTGCTGTACGTCATACTGGAATTCATGCAGCAGGAATTATTATTGCCCCCAACGATTTATTGGATTATATTCCTGTTAAAACAGATAAAAACTCTGACCTTTTAGTGACCCAATATGATGGTTCTGTATTGGAAGACATGGGTATGCTCAAAATGGATTTTTTGGGTTTAAAAACCCTGAGCATCATCAAAGAGACCATACACTTAGTGTATCAGAATTGGGATATTGTTATAGATATAGATAAGATTCCTTTAGATGATCCTGCTACATTTTATCTCTATCAAACGGGCAATACAAAAGGAACCTTTCAGTTTGAGTCAGAAGGTATGCGGCAATGGTTGATTAAGCTACAACCCAATACTATGGAAGAACTTATTGCGATGAATGCGCTTTATAGGCCAGGTCCGATGCAATTTATTCCTAACTTTATTGCCCGAAAACATGGTGTAGAGTCTATTGAGTATCCCCATCCACTCTTAGAATCCATATTAAAGCCCACCTATGGCATTATGGTTTATCAAGAACAAATCATACAAACAGCACAAGAAATGGCTGGTTATACGCTAGGTGGAGCTGATTTACTACGCAGAGCTATGGGTAAAAAAAAGGCAGAAGAGATGGCTATGCAACGGGGTATTTTTGTAGCAGGAGCAGCTAAAAAACATGATATTTCTAAAGAAAAAGCATTAGCTATTTTTGATATAATGGAAAAGTTTGCGCAATATGGATTTAATCGTTCTCATGCAGCAGCCTATTCTTTAATCGCTTACCAAACTGCCTATTTAAAAGCCAATTACCCTACAGAATATATGGCTGCTGTATTAACAAATAACCATGGAGATATTGATAAAATTTCTTTCTTTATGGAAGAGAGTCGTCAGCAAGGACTCGCTATATTAGGGCCTGATATAAATGAAAGCCAGGTGAATTTTAGTGCAAATACAGATAAAGAAATCCGGTTTGGGCTAAGTGCTATTAAAGGAGCTGGTGATGCTGCAGTTACGACTATTATAGAGGCTAGAAAACAAAAAGGTCGTTTTAATGACATTTTTGATTTTGTAGAATCTATACCATTAAAAATGGTAAACAAGAAAACTATGGAATGCCTTGCGCTCTCTGGTGCATTTGATGTTTTTAAAGACATACATAGAAAACAATATGTCTATGAAGAGCCTAGAAATGGAGGAAGCTTTATAGAAAAAGTTATAAACTATGGGCATCAAATTAAAAAAGAACGTGCAGAAGCAGTTCAGTCTCTCTTTGGTTCCAGTTCATATAGCCAAATTAAAAAGCCAGAACCAGCTGAGTGCATTCCTTATACATTATTGGAACAGTTATGTATTGAAAAAGAGCTGGTTGGGTTTTATATTTCTGGACATCCGTTAGATTCTTTTAAAAAGGATATTGAAAGTTTCTGTAATGTACATACGCAAAATATATTGTCCTCTAGCCGTAGAGAAGCAACCATAGCAGGTATGCTCACAGAGTGTATCATAAAACAAAATAGCAAAGGGAATTATTTTGCATTATTAACACTAGATGATTATCATGGATCTCTAAAGTTTTCTCTTTTTGGGGAAGACTTTTTAAAACATAAACATTTATTAGAAACAGGAAAGCTACTGTTTTTAACAGGAAATGTTGGAATGCGTTATAACAATAAAGAGATACTTGAATTTAGACCACAAATGATTAACCTACTGGAAGGTATACGAGAAAAAATGGCTAAAGGAATTCATCTAAAGTTGGAGCAACGTAATATAAACGAGCCATTAGTAAACGAATTAGAAACTTGTATAAAACAGTATCCAGGTAGGGCTTTTGTAAAAATATCCATCATAGACGATGAAGCGCAAATATCCATTCCCACATTTTCTAAACAATACCGTGTACAGTTACATAATGAATTATTTACATCACTGAACAAGCTTCATCTTGAGTTTGTATTATATACTTGATGGGTAAGATTTCGAGTCGAGTCTTTCGAAACTAACCTGTAACCTTATGTTTCCGACATTCTGCGTTAAGGATTGAGATTTTTTAGTTGAAATGTCAGATTAAAATCCTTGTAAAACACAATCAGATTGCCCCTTTTAAGTTGTTTTCTTTAACAATAGATATAATTTCCTCTTTAGAAAGTGTAGTAATATCTGCTATGGTATCTATATCTATATTTAATTGTAGCATCTTTAAGGCAGTAGTATAACGTTCTTCTATTTTACCTTCTATTTTCCCTTTTTCTAAACCAATCTTTTCTCCTTCTTCCTTACCTTTTGCTTCTGCAGAGACTAAATAATCATGTTCTTTCATTACAGCATGCATATAAGCGTTATATCTTTCCAGTTCTTCATCTGACATCTTTAATACATTAAGACGCTCTGCTACTTTTTGCATATAAGGTGATTTAAAGTCTTCTTCTACTTTAGAATGCTTCATTACATATAGCCATTCATCCAGTTCCTGTTTTATAACATCATCAAAAAGGGGTATAGATATCACAAAGTATTCAGGGAAAATATTATAGGCATCAAAAGTGCACATGCCTCTGTCCATGAAATGCATGTCTATGGGATGATCCTTGTCTATTTCATGAAATACTACTTTACCATGATGAAGCGGGGATTTAATGTCTTTAAATGAAAAGTATAATAGATTGATATGAAACACCTTCTTTATTTCTAAGAATTTTTGATTGGATCCAAGATGATCCACAATAAGATGGGAGGTATTAAAACAAGCCTTATGTAAAAATGATTTGGTATAGGAACGATCAATTTCTATGATATAATTGTTACCTTGTTCATCTTCTACGATAGCATCTGCAATACTGCGTTTTAACAATTTGCTTTCTCTATTACTTTCACTTTCTAGTAAGGATTTAATTTTAACTGGCTTATATCCCTGAGAACCAATAATAGCTGAAATAAATCCTTCTACTATATCGTAGTCATTTTTATCTTTTAGAAGATACTTGATAGCGTAATCAAAACTTATAATATCTTTCATAAGCATTATCTATTATGTATGGTTATACTAAGATTGCATGTTTTTTATTATAAAGCAAAATTAGTCTATTTTTAACTAAAAATGAATTAAGTTATTAGAGCTTTTTTATGCTCTATAAGATATCATTTATATGTCTAAATAGACGTAGGCTTTACAAGGTTAATAGGAGCAAGTATGATAATATGTCTTCTAATATTTTCTATATAATACTCACTTCCAAAACAAAAATATAAAAACTGATTTGGGCAATTTAGTATCATATAATTTAATCATCTCCTAATTTTATTAGCAGCTTACTCCTAAACCATTAGCACACCACGGTAAGCTTCAATATTTTTTAGTGCAACCGCAGTCCCACGTACAACAGCTTGTAATGGTTCTCCTGCAACATAAACAGGGAGTTTGGTTATATGATGTAGTCGTTTATCTAAACCACGTAATAAAGCCCCTCCACCTGTTAGATGGATGCCATTTTTATATATATCAGACGCTAATTCAGGCGGAGCCATTTCTAATGCTTTAAGTACTGCATTATCGATTTTTACAGCGGACTCTTCCAATGCACCGGCTATCTCTCTGTAATTAATAGATATAATTTTTGGAATGCCTGTCATAAGATCTTTTCCATGCACTTCATAGTCAGCTGGTGGTTCTGGTAAATCTGGCCAAACTGCTCCTATAGCTATTTTAATTTGTTCAGCCGTACGTTCACCGATAAGCAAGTTATGTTGCTTGCGCATGTAATCTAATATATCATTATTAAAAGCATTGCCTGCTATTTTTATAGATTGGTCACATGCAATACCGGCTAGAGCTATAACAGCTATTTCAGTGGTTCCACCTCCAATGTCAACGATCATACAACCAATAGGATCTGCAATATTCACTCCTATGCCTATAGCAGCAGCAATCGGTTCATAGATCATAAAAACCTCTCTAGCACCTGTATGAGCAGCGGAATCTCTAACTGCTCTTTTTTCAACATCGGTTGTTCCAGATGGGATGCAAACTACGATTTTGTTAAAGAATGGGGAAACAAAATTTATCTTTTGCTTGTTGAGCATCCTTATCATACCTTGAATCATCAACTCTGCTGCATGGAAATCTGCAATCACACCATCCTTAAGTGGCCTAATGGTTTTGATATTATCATGCGTTTTCTCATGCATTTGCATAGCAGCTTTGCCTACTGCAATCATCTTATTGGTATTTCTATCTATTGCAATAATAGATGGTTCATCTATAACAATTTTATCATTAAGTATGATTAAGGTATTGGCCGTTCCTAAATCGACGGCAATGTCTTTATAAAAGTAACTAATTAAGCCCATATACTATATACTATATATCAAACAGATTGGTGAATGGAGTAATGATAAAAAATATTTACAATAACAATTTTAAGAAAATAAAAGCGATACACTTAATCGGTTATTTTAAAATTTGCACAATGAGATTTTGAATCCATCAAAACAGCCATATGTATAGTTTGAGATCCAATCTCCAGTATTGCAGTAACTGCTTGCCTCATTGATCTGCTCTATAAATGGAGCATGTGTATGGCCAAATATATAAAAATCATGATGCATAATGGGTTCTATGTTATCTCTACAATATCGAAATATACGGTCATTTTCTATGAAAAACGAATTATCCTTTATAGTATATGTTTTTTTTTTCAAAAAAAAGCACATTGCACCATAGAGCCAATCAGCAGGTATGGCTCTTACAATTGGGAGCAATAAACTATTATTGTATAACTTACGTATCATTTTATACCTGCTGCTAACCCCAATAGTATCGCCATGTCCTATAAAAAACGATTGATTAGAAATCATAATAGATTGGGGATGGTGTAATATTTGGACACCACATGTTTGCGTTAAATAATCTATAGACCAACAATCTCTATTACCAACAAAAAAGTATACAAAAATGTCTTCTTTATAAAATTCTAAAAGCTTTGCTTGGAATTTTAAGCATCCTCTTGGAATAAGGTATTTATACTCAAACCAAAAATTAAAAACGTCTCCTAATAAAAATAATGCCTGCGCCTGTGGTTTGATATAATCAAGCCAATTTACTATTTTATCCTCTTGATATGTAGCAATGCTACTGCCACTTGCTTGGATAGGTAAATGTAAGTCCGATATAAAAAAAACTTTTTTATTATCTTGGAGTTGTTCTATCTGTAGCAAAGTTGATTCAATTTTAAGGTATTGGTTTACGTATTTGATTGCCCACTACTTTGGGCATTTTAATCTTCTTCAGTTCAGCACAATTTTAATTTCGATATTTTTTTGTATGGATCAAAAAAAATGTTCAAAATAATTAAGAACTAAAGAAAAATATTTGTTTAAGTAAATGGGCTTCCACATCAATTATATCCCCAGTATGCCCTCAATTTCGGTGCTTTTTAGCAAAAAATTTTGTTTTTCTGGTTAAAGAATTTTATATTTCCCTGTTCATGTATTAACTTCTACAAGTTTACTTCGCTACTGTTTTTGCATAAGTGATTGATCTTAGGATTACTTGTTGTTTATTCCATGATGTTTTTCGATACTAGTGATAGGATGCTAATTCTTTATAAATTTAATTTATGGCAAATGTTGTTGCAATTGTAGGTAGGTCTAATGTTGGAAAATCTACGTTATTTAATAGATTGATTGAAGAGCGCAAAGCCATCATGGATGGATCTATCAATACTACGCGTGATCGCCATTATGGCTATGCTCAATGGAGTAACAGGTATTTTACTGTTATTGATACTGGGGGATATATTCATGGCACAAATGACATTTTTGAAGAAGGTATTCGTGAGCAAATTCAGCTTGCCCTTAATGAAGCTAATGTGGTTCTCTTTATGGTAGATTGCAAAGATGGTCTAACAGATTTAGATAAAGAGTTTGCCAATGTATTGCGAAAGGTTAATAAGCCTATTTTGTTAGTAGCTAATAAGTCTGAAAGTTTAACAACAACTATGGTTGCACCTAGCTTTTATGCTTTAGGTATTGGTGACCCATTCCCAATAGCAGCCATAAATGGATCTGGAACAGGTGAGCTTTTAGATGCTTTATTGCCTTATTTAAAAGAAGAAATAGCTACAGAGCACATACAGCAATCGCCTGAAGTTCCGAGAATAACCATTTTAGGACGTCCAAATGTAGGGAAATCATCTTTTTTGAATACATTATTAGATGAAAAAAGAAGCATGGTGAGTTCTGTAGCGGGAACCACTAGAGATGCAGTAGACATAGCATATAATCGATACAATAAAAAGTTTATTCTTACCGATACAGCTGGAATTCGTAAAAAATCAAAAGTACAGGATGCCATCGAGTTTTATTCTGTATTGCGTGCAGTAAAGGCCATGCAAGATGCAGATATTTGTTTGATTATGATAGATGCCCAATATGGGATAGAAGCACAAGATATTTCTTTAATTTCACTAGCACAACGCTATAAAAAAGGAATGGTTTTAATTGTTAATAAGTGGGATTTGATCGATAAAGATACAATGACTGCCAATAATTACAGAAAACATTTACTACGTAAGCTAGCACCACTTGACTACCTGCCAATTATGTTTGTTTCTACCTTAAAAAAGCAAAGAATTTATCAAACAATAGAAAAGTCGATAGCTGTTTATCAGAATAAAATAAAAAAAATTTCTACTTCTGATTTGAATAAAATCATGCTGCCTATTGTTGCAAACACGCATCCCCCTGCAGTTAAAGGCAAACATATTAAGATTAAGTATTGTACCCAAGTTACTGGTAATGCACCTACATTTGCCTTTTTTTGTAACCATCCACAATACATCCAACCCAATTACAAAAGTTATTTAGAAAATCAGTTAAGAATCCACTTTGGGTTTGAAGGAGTGCCTATCCAGGTGGTTTTTAAGAAAAAGTAGTATATTGCTACAAATAATTTGCAAAATTGGTTGCAAAAAACTGTACTGCTACTTAATTGTAAATGAATGATTTGAAATAGTGTGTTATAGGTTAAATATTTCATCAATAATATAGTATGTTGAATATGCAGATAAATAAGAGCTATAAGATAGGATTCCTAACCATATGTTGTATGGTTATTTTTTATTATGGCCTTTGGTTTTTAAAGGGACGCAATGTGTTTTCCAAATACAATGCATATCAAGTTTCCTATCCTGTAAATAGGAATTTACCGGTTTCTGCTCCAGTAAAACTCAAGGGCCATGTTGTGGGAATGATTACCAAAATAGAAATTCTCCCGAATGCTAATTACAGTACCCTTGTTACCATTGAAGTAGACAAACAGTTCTCTTTGACAGATAAGTCTAAAGTAATGCTTAATAGTGCTGGTGTAATGGAAGGGAATATTTTAGAAATTGAGTTGTATGATGGTAGGCCCCTAACAAGAAAGGATATTATTGTCGGAGAACTACATCCTGATTTTAGTGATAGTGTCGATCTAAAAGCAATGACGACACAGATTTCTATTATTACGAACAATCTCATAAAAACTTCTGAGAGTGTTAACATAATTTTAGAAACTATTCATAAAACAACGCATTCTCTAGCTAATACGATTAATGTGCTTGAAAATGATCTAACCATCATTACAAAAAACGTTATTCATATTTCTACTCCATTAGCTGACTCCTCAAAAGGTATTCCTAGCCTACTTCCTCCTATGCATAGGATTCTTTCTGAAATTGAAGCTATGCCTATTAAAGATGTGTCTTGTAGAATGGTGCGCGTACTGAGTGATATGGAAAACTTATTGAGAGACATTTCTCACAATAATGGAACTTTGGGGTTATTAATGCATGATCAGGAACTCTATAAAAACCTTAATTCCAGTGCAAA contains:
- the dnaE gene encoding DNA polymerase III subunit alpha, with protein sequence MHNFCHLHCHTEYSLLDGAAKVQQLIAANKQLGMNMLAITDHGNMFGVPHFVAAAAKEGVKPIIGCEFYMAPNMHDHKDKTRYHQLLLAKNAVGYQNISKLCSLGFLEGYYYKPRIDKTLLRKHKEGLIATTCCLGAEIPRTIIRHGETIAEKLFLEWLELFGDDYYIEIQRHGIEEQDICNAVLLHWAKKYNVKIIATNDVHYVTQQDSLAQDVLLCLQTGKDYNDPNRMRFSNNQFFLKSPEEMALLFADIPDALTNTIGLAEKVETPSLTRDVLLPIFKLPDGFTDANAYLRHLAFSGAIAKFGTISAEIESRLNYELVVITQTGFAGYFLIVQDFIDAAAKLNVIVGPGRGSVAGSLVAFCIGITKVDPIRYQLLFERFLNPERVSMPDIDIDFDDEGRKKVIDYVVKKYGKNQVASIITFGSMAAKSSIRDVARVLGIPLARANYIAKLIPDKIGITLAEAFEEVPELAEIKRAIDTVEGKTLALAETLEGAVRHTGIHAAGIIIAPNDLLDYIPVKTDKNSDLLVTQYDGSVLEDMGMLKMDFLGLKTLSIIKETIHLVYQNWDIVIDIDKIPLDDPATFYLYQTGNTKGTFQFESEGMRQWLIKLQPNTMEELIAMNALYRPGPMQFIPNFIARKHGVESIEYPHPLLESILKPTYGIMVYQEQIIQTAQEMAGYTLGGADLLRRAMGKKKAEEMAMQRGIFVAGAAKKHDISKEKALAIFDIMEKFAQYGFNRSHAAAYSLIAYQTAYLKANYPTEYMAAVLTNNHGDIDKISFFMEESRQQGLAILGPDINESQVNFSANTDKEIRFGLSAIKGAGDAAVTTIIEARKQKGRFNDIFDFVESIPLKMVNKKTMECLALSGAFDVFKDIHRKQYVYEEPRNGGSFIEKVINYGHQIKKERAEAVQSLFGSSSYSQIKKPEPAECIPYTLLEQLCIEKELVGFYISGHPLDSFKKDIESFCNVHTQNILSSSRREATIAGMLTECIIKQNSKGNYFALLTLDDYHGSLKFSLFGEDFLKHKHLLETGKLLFLTGNVGMRYNNKEILEFRPQMINLLEGIREKMAKGIHLKLEQRNINEPLVNELETCIKQYPGRAFVKISIIDDEAQISIPTFSKQYRVQLHNELFTSLNKLHLEFVLYT
- a CDS encoding Rpn family recombination-promoting nuclease/putative transposase, which gives rise to MKDIISFDYAIKYLLKDKNDYDIVEGFISAIIGSQGYKPVKIKSLLESESNRESKLLKRSIADAIVEDEQGNNYIIEIDRSYTKSFLHKACFNTSHLIVDHLGSNQKFLEIKKVFHINLLYFSFKDIKSPLHHGKVVFHEIDKDHPIDMHFMDRGMCTFDAYNIFPEYFVISIPLFDDVIKQELDEWLYVMKHSKVEEDFKSPYMQKVAERLNVLKMSDEELERYNAYMHAVMKEHDYLVSAEAKGKEEGEKIGLEKGKIEGKIEERYTTALKMLQLNIDIDTIADITTLSKEEIISIVKENNLKGAI
- a CDS encoding rod shape-determining protein; protein product: MGLISYFYKDIAVDLGTANTLIILNDKIVIDEPSIIAIDRNTNKMIAVGKAAMQMHEKTHDNIKTIRPLKDGVIADFHAAELMIQGMIRMLNKQKINFVSPFFNKIVVCIPSGTTDVEKRAVRDSAAHTGAREVFMIYEPIAAAIGIGVNIADPIGCMIVDIGGGTTEIAVIALAGIACDQSIKIAGNAFNNDILDYMRKQHNLLIGERTAEQIKIAIGAVWPDLPEPPADYEVHGKDLMTGIPKIISINYREIAGALEESAVKIDNAVLKALEMAPPELASDIYKNGIHLTGGGALLRGLDKRLHHITKLPVYVAGEPLQAVVRGTAVALKNIEAYRGVLMV
- a CDS encoding UDP-2,3-diacylglucosamine diphosphatase, whose amino-acid sequence is MLQIEQLQDNKKVFFISDLHLPIQASGSSIATYQEDKIVNWLDYIKPQAQALFLLGDVFNFWFEYKYLIPRGCLKFQAKLLEFYKEDIFVYFFVGNRDCWSIDYLTQTCGVQILHHPQSIMISNQSFFIGHGDTIGVSSRYKMIRKLYNNSLLLPIVRAIPADWLYGAMCFFLKKKTYTIKDNSFFIENDRIFRYCRDNIEPIMHHDFYIFGHTHAPFIEQINEASSYCNTGDWISNYTYGCFDGFKISLCKF
- the der gene encoding ribosome biogenesis GTPase Der, which gives rise to MANVVAIVGRSNVGKSTLFNRLIEERKAIMDGSINTTRDRHYGYAQWSNRYFTVIDTGGYIHGTNDIFEEGIREQIQLALNEANVVLFMVDCKDGLTDLDKEFANVLRKVNKPILLVANKSESLTTTMVAPSFYALGIGDPFPIAAINGSGTGELLDALLPYLKEEIATEHIQQSPEVPRITILGRPNVGKSSFLNTLLDEKRSMVSSVAGTTRDAVDIAYNRYNKKFILTDTAGIRKKSKVQDAIEFYSVLRAVKAMQDADICLIMIDAQYGIEAQDISLISLAQRYKKGMVLIVNKWDLIDKDTMTANNYRKHLLRKLAPLDYLPIMFVSTLKKQRIYQTIEKSIAVYQNKIKKISTSDLNKIMLPIVANTHPPAVKGKHIKIKYCTQVTGNAPTFAFFCNHPQYIQPNYKSYLENQLRIHFGFEGVPIQVVFKKK
- a CDS encoding MlaD family protein; its protein translation is MQINKSYKIGFLTICCMVIFYYGLWFLKGRNVFSKYNAYQVSYPVNRNLPVSAPVKLKGHVVGMITKIEILPNANYSTLVTIEVDKQFSLTDKSKVMLNSAGVMEGNILEIELYDGRPLTRKDIIVGELHPDFSDSVDLKAMTTQISIITNNLIKTSESVNIILETIHKTTHSLANTINVLENDLTIITKNVIHISTPLADSSKGIPSLLPPMHRILSEIEAMPIKDVSCRMVRVLSDMENLLRDISHNNGTLGLLMHDQELYKNLNSSAKNLNTLLFDLRKNPSRYMHFSLFGAHKNKPKNLEKH